One window of Aerococcus tenax genomic DNA carries:
- the gatB gene encoding Asp-tRNA(Asn)/Glu-tRNA(Gln) amidotransferase subunit GatB, which yields MNYESVIGLEIHVELKTQSKVFSPTPTSFGADPNTQTNVIDWGYPGVLPVTNHHAVEFGLRAALALNCEVNPVQSFDRKNYFYPDNPKAYQITQLDRPLGEHGYVDIELENGETKRIRIERIHLEEDAGKSIHAEGDTLVDLNRQGTPLVEIVSEADMRSPEEAYAYLEKIRETMMFIDVSDVKMEEGSMRCDANISLRPYGQEEFGTKTEIKNLNSFSNVRRGLAYEEKRQAQVLNRGDRVVQSTLRWDKDNQKTILMRVKEGEADYRYFPEPDLPEFTVSEEWLDEIRKSIPEMPAERRKRYVEEYDLPDYDAMVLTQTLVMSDFFDQAVKLGGDPKQVSNWLMGEVSAYMNDNEKTLDEIGLTPENLTEMIDLIANGTISSKIGKKVFKHLAENGGSAKEYVEKEGLVQISDPETLLPMINEVIDNNPQSLEDYRAGKKKAMGYLVGQLMKQTKGQANPQVLNKLLKQELDKR from the coding sequence ATGAATTATGAATCAGTTATTGGCTTAGAGATCCACGTTGAGTTAAAAACGCAATCCAAAGTTTTCTCCCCAACACCTACCAGTTTTGGTGCCGATCCTAATACCCAAACTAACGTTATTGACTGGGGTTACCCTGGTGTCCTACCAGTCACCAACCACCACGCCGTTGAATTTGGTTTACGGGCAGCCTTAGCCTTGAATTGTGAAGTTAACCCGGTTCAAAGCTTTGACCGCAAGAACTACTTCTATCCAGACAACCCTAAGGCCTACCAAATTACCCAATTAGACCGTCCTTTAGGGGAACACGGTTATGTGGATATTGAACTGGAAAATGGGGAAACTAAACGTATCCGCATCGAACGAATCCACTTAGAAGAAGACGCTGGGAAGAGTATCCACGCTGAAGGTGACACCTTAGTCGACTTAAACCGTCAAGGGACGCCTTTGGTGGAAATCGTTTCTGAAGCCGACATGCGTTCACCAGAAGAAGCTTACGCTTACCTAGAAAAAATCCGCGAAACCATGATGTTTATCGATGTTTCTGACGTGAAGATGGAAGAAGGCTCCATGCGTTGTGACGCCAACATCTCCTTGCGCCCTTATGGCCAAGAAGAATTCGGGACCAAGACCGAAATCAAGAACTTGAACTCCTTCTCCAACGTCCGTCGCGGTTTGGCTTACGAAGAAAAACGTCAAGCCCAAGTCTTAAACCGGGGTGACCGGGTGGTTCAATCTACCCTCCGTTGGGACAAGGATAATCAAAAGACCATCCTCATGCGGGTTAAAGAAGGGGAAGCTGATTACCGTTACTTCCCAGAACCTGACCTGCCTGAATTTACCGTCAGTGAAGAATGGTTGGACGAAATCAGAAAATCGATTCCAGAAATGCCAGCTGAACGTCGGAAACGCTATGTCGAAGAATACGACCTGCCTGACTATGACGCTATGGTCTTGACCCAAACCTTAGTGATGTCTGACTTCTTCGACCAAGCCGTTAAACTGGGTGGCGACCCTAAGCAAGTCTCCAACTGGTTGATGGGTGAAGTCTCCGCTTACATGAATGACAATGAAAAGACCTTAGACGAAATCGGTCTAACGCCAGAAAACTTGACCGAAATGATCGACTTGATCGCTAACGGGACCATTTCTTCAAAAATTGGTAAGAAAGTCTTCAAGCACCTGGCTGAAAACGGCGGTTCTGCTAAGGAATATGTGGAAAAAGAAGGTTTGGTTCAAATTTCTGACCCAGAAACCTTGCTACCAATGATTAACGAAGTCATTGACAATAACCCACAATCCCTAGAAGACTACCGGGCTGGTAAGAAGAAAGCTATGGGCTACTTGGTTGGTCAATTGATGAAACAAACCAAGGGTCAAGCCAACCCACAAGTCTTGAACAAACTCTTAAAACAAGAATTAGATAAACGTTAA
- the gatC gene encoding Asp-tRNA(Asn)/Glu-tRNA(Gln) amidotransferase subunit GatC produces MSISEQDFKHVAQLAKLSFSDEEVGPMNDRFTEILDMVEQLSEVDTEGVEVMTHGINLKNIMRDDKPEAGTDRDLMLKNAPTKRDGFIVVPASFDESED; encoded by the coding sequence ATGTCTATCAGCGAACAAGACTTTAAACACGTGGCACAACTTGCAAAACTATCCTTTTCTGACGAAGAGGTAGGTCCCATGAACGACCGCTTTACTGAAATCCTCGATATGGTTGAACAACTCTCTGAAGTGGATACCGAAGGAGTCGAAGTCATGACTCACGGTATTAACCTAAAAAATATTATGCGCGATGATAAACCTGAAGCAGGTACCGATCGTGACCTAATGTTAAAAAATGCGCCAACCAAACGGGATGGCTTTATTGTCGTACCAGCCAGTTTTGATGAAAGTGAGGATTAA
- a CDS encoding CamS family sex pheromone protein, with protein MKKRIQHMIVIGLASLSLLVACGRDAQPKSTAGQTQTTEESSSEEEESGKKNTLTEAYYPAAIKDGSYPLSNSRGTLSSRTSQANLENMERGLYELMKNAYPTDEYSLAEGQVLSKDKITSWLKPKSQDNPEGLNPEASAASDRDQFQHRYLNSILEYNLMQENGDDYDLKVISLGLAMNAEDRFQNKDTEETVEISRDQALQEGKAMAQTVVERIRQEGKYGQTPIQIALFYNDKQNSLGGGAYMAEAIAEPGAGLGKWKEYNRQYVVYGVDQAPREEDNTSFSRFRGEIESFFPELSGIVGVGQYDNGKLNGIDFHINTPFDGYTENIALVQHVIASLDAIYPKDVQMQVTVEGPSRMTANITRLSGQGKFQYTVY; from the coding sequence GTGAAAAAACGCATCCAACATATGATCGTGATTGGCTTAGCGTCACTGAGCCTGTTAGTAGCTTGTGGGAGGGACGCCCAACCTAAATCAACCGCTGGGCAAACCCAAACCACGGAAGAATCAAGTAGTGAAGAGGAAGAAAGTGGTAAGAAGAACACCCTTACCGAGGCTTACTATCCTGCCGCTATCAAAGATGGCAGCTATCCCTTAAGTAACAGCCGGGGGACCCTGTCTAGTCGGACTAGCCAGGCCAACCTGGAAAATATGGAACGTGGTCTCTATGAATTAATGAAGAATGCCTATCCCACCGATGAGTATTCCTTGGCGGAAGGCCAGGTCCTCTCCAAAGACAAGATCACTTCCTGGCTCAAGCCCAAGTCTCAGGACAATCCTGAAGGGCTTAACCCCGAAGCCAGCGCCGCGAGCGACCGCGATCAATTCCAACACCGTTATTTGAATTCCATCTTGGAATACAATTTAATGCAAGAAAATGGGGATGACTATGACTTGAAAGTCATCAGTCTCGGCCTGGCCATGAACGCCGAAGACCGCTTCCAAAACAAGGATACCGAAGAAACGGTGGAAATTAGCCGCGACCAGGCCCTCCAAGAAGGCAAGGCCATGGCCCAAACCGTTGTTGAACGCATCCGCCAAGAAGGGAAATACGGTCAAACCCCGATCCAAATCGCCCTTTTCTATAATGATAAGCAAAACAGTCTAGGTGGCGGGGCTTACATGGCTGAAGCCATTGCTGAACCAGGAGCAGGCCTAGGGAAGTGGAAGGAATACAACCGCCAATACGTCGTTTACGGGGTCGACCAAGCTCCCCGTGAGGAAGACAATACCTCATTCAGCCGCTTCCGTGGCGAAATTGAGTCCTTCTTCCCTGAATTAAGTGGGATTGTCGGCGTCGGCCAGTACGATAACGGCAAGTTAAATGGGATTGACTTCCATATCAATACTCCCTTTGACGGCTATACTGAAAATATCGCTCTGGTCCAACACGTCATTGCCAGTCTGGACGCCATCTATCCTAAAGACGTACAAATGCAGGTGACCGTCGAAGGCCCAAGCCGAATGACCGCCAACATCACCCGCCTCTCCGGCCAAGGTAAATTCCAATATACAGTTTATTAA
- the gatA gene encoding Asp-tRNA(Asn)/Glu-tRNA(Gln) amidotransferase subunit GatA, with translation MSRFDESIKGLNQQLVDGKITAVELVQSTIDRIKELDETYKAFLTLDEEGALAAAKASDEKGYSTDRPLQGIPVGIKDNIITEGIETTASSHILEGFVPVYQSAVVEALEAAGAITIGKLNLDEFAMGSSTETSYFGPSKNPWDTSRVPGGSSGGSAAAVASGEVVASLGSDTGGSIRQPAAYNGIVGMKPTYGRVSRWGLIAFGSSLDQIGPMTRTVEDNALVLNAIAGHDHRDSTTADIEVPDFTAQLGESIEGLRIAVPEEFFTNGIEADVQDRVEKAIDKLESMGAIVEKVHFPLLKYGIPVYYIVASSEASSNLQRFDGVRYGYRADDIQDLEDLYVRSRSEGFGDEVKMRIMLGTFSLSSGYYDAYFKKAGKVRTMIRQEFEELFEKYDVVAGPVTTSTAFKFGEKSDDPIEMYLADLLTVPVNLAGLPSISVPCGFDSDNLPIGLQLIGNYFDEATLYKTAYAYEQATDHHTKHPE, from the coding sequence ATGAGTCGATTTGATGAAAGCATTAAAGGCTTAAACCAACAATTGGTCGATGGAAAAATCACTGCCGTTGAATTGGTACAGTCTACCATTGATCGTATTAAGGAACTCGATGAAACTTACAAGGCCTTTCTCACCCTAGATGAAGAAGGCGCTCTTGCAGCCGCAAAAGCCAGTGATGAAAAAGGTTATTCTACCGACCGTCCCCTACAAGGGATTCCAGTCGGAATTAAGGACAACATCATTACAGAAGGCATTGAAACGACTGCTTCTTCCCATATCTTGGAAGGCTTTGTGCCAGTTTACCAATCCGCCGTGGTGGAAGCCTTAGAAGCCGCTGGCGCCATTACTATTGGTAAATTAAACTTGGACGAATTCGCTATGGGGTCTTCTACCGAAACCTCCTACTTTGGACCAAGTAAAAACCCTTGGGACACCAGCCGGGTACCAGGTGGTTCTTCCGGTGGTTCTGCCGCCGCTGTTGCCTCTGGTGAAGTTGTCGCTTCCCTAGGTTCTGATACCGGTGGTTCTATCCGTCAACCAGCCGCCTATAACGGGATTGTGGGGATGAAACCTACTTATGGCCGGGTATCACGCTGGGGCTTAATTGCCTTTGGCTCTTCCCTAGACCAAATTGGTCCTATGACTAGAACCGTTGAAGACAACGCCTTGGTGCTTAACGCCATTGCTGGCCATGACCACCGTGATTCTACTACTGCTGATATTGAAGTTCCTGACTTCACCGCCCAATTAGGGGAAAGCATCGAAGGTCTACGGATCGCCGTTCCTGAAGAATTCTTCACCAACGGGATCGAAGCCGATGTCCAAGACCGGGTCGAAAAAGCCATTGACAAACTTGAATCCATGGGAGCCATCGTGGAAAAAGTCCACTTCCCACTCTTAAAATACGGGATTCCAGTTTATTACATTGTGGCTTCCTCAGAAGCTTCTTCCAACTTGCAACGTTTTGACGGGGTTCGTTACGGCTACCGGGCAGACGACATCCAAGACCTGGAAGACCTCTATGTCCGCAGCCGTTCAGAAGGTTTCGGTGACGAAGTCAAAATGCGGATTATGTTAGGGACCTTCTCCCTATCATCAGGCTACTATGACGCTTACTTCAAGAAAGCCGGTAAGGTCCGTACCATGATCCGTCAAGAATTTGAAGAACTCTTTGAAAAATATGATGTTGTTGCTGGTCCAGTCACCACCTCAACCGCCTTCAAATTCGGTGAAAAATCCGATGACCCAATTGAAATGTACTTAGCCGACCTCTTAACCGTTCCTGTGAACTTGGCCGGCCTACCAAGTATTTCGGTACCTTGTGGCTTCGACAGCGATAACTTACCAATCGGTTTACAATTAATTGGTAACTATTTCGACGAAGCGACCTTGTACAAGACCGCTTATGCCTACGAACAAGCTACCGACCACCATACCAAACATCCAGAGTAG